A single genomic interval of Dysidea avara chromosome 8, odDysAvar1.4, whole genome shotgun sequence harbors:
- the LOC136265038 gene encoding glioma pathogenesis-related protein 1-like — translation MRSLLLALLVVTISTAAEFSIEEKSTIVSLHNKIRQNVQPPATTMPDLEWSDELAIAAQLYASQCSSINPMFRDEELWGIDGFGANIAIGEGPSYSIPNLISQWEGQTIHYNYYCDTCDFGKCKRIKQLLTAEATTVGCAIQDCMGNSENTMQLHPMVFVCLYDKRFPTGSRPYETPMDICTRCPELPDCTNPPKESAPKPVDEWEHEFDVNWGYIERCPPICNMEYCLSPKRKLFNKACSRPADDTDDACVITSCKACYFAKRKRIMPAGCNDMLCSDWRDRSCLYKWARCVEGNDKEKQEKSLIHKKFFKCYEPPPN, via the exons ATGAGGTCATTGTTGTTGGCGTTGCTGGTGGTGACAATTTCAACTGCAGCAGAATTCTCTATAGAAGAGAAGTCTACAATTGTCTCACTTCACAACAAGATAAGACAGAATGTGCAGCCTCCTGCTACAACTATGCCAGACCTG GAATGGAGTGATGAATTAGCTATAGCAGCTCAGTTGTATGCTAGTCAGTGTAGCAGCATCAACCCGATGTTTAGAGATGAGGAGTTGTGGGGCATTGATGGATTTggtgctaatatagcaattggGGAGGGACCATCTTATAGCATACCCAACTTGATCAGTCAGTGGGAAGGACAAACTATACACTACAATTATTACTGTGACACTTGTGATTTTGGGAAATGCAAGAGGATCAAACAG TTGTTGACTGCTGAAGCTACAACTGTTGGGTGTGCAATACAAGACTGTATGGGTAACTCTGAGAACACAATGCAACTACACCCCATGGTGTTTGTCTGCTTATATGACAAAAG ATTTCCTACAGGCTCCCGTCCATATGAGACACCAATGGACATTTGCACTAGATGTCCTGAACTTCCAGACT GCACAAACCCTCCCAAAGAAAGTGCACCAAAACCAGTTGATGAATGGGAACATGAGTTTGATGTCAACTGGGGCTACATTGAAA GATGTCCACCTATTTGTAACATGGAGTACTGTTTATCTCCTAAACGCAAGCTCTTCAACAAAGCCTGTAGCCG GCCTGCTGATGATACAGATGATGCATGTGTCATCACCTCCTGTAAAGCATGCTACTTTGCCAAGCGTAAAAGGATAATGCCAGCAGGTTGTAATGATATGCTCTGCTCTGACTGGCGAGACAGGTCCTGTCTGTACAAATGGGCACGTTGTGTTGAAGGAAATGACAAGGAGAAGCAG GAAAAGTCACTGATACACAAGAAGTTTTTCAAGTGCTATGAGCCTCCTCCAAATTGA
- the LOC136264977 gene encoding uncharacterized protein: protein MLGLVTEEELTSEIEQADAYKEGIYTAMIRIDKCVRAFNMHASTDTLEPGRTPVPVEKSFESSVNELSNIDKFNYLNSLLTGTAKEAISGLSLTSANYTETVAILKKRFGNVEHIKAKHMEILMNVEAVHSSRDLKALHRFHDFVESHMRTDLQLMISRKLTGVNLELTPFLKLVEEEIEPRERVNPKPAPAPQRKPADLHPPTATTLVSSAAPTELQQQYHVASVDNNTRQMRAQQLHRGHLGRDCRSLIRCSNCNGRHHRSICTKGLPPPLSSDTTTTTSTASTMNAPKQPPQSKSDRSSQVTLNPNAATFTGTVPTSASMYACTDKSVFLQTAQANVYNPHNPATVMKRLSIVTFGAKRDSKLCEAVNVGMKMKHGTNQEFSVLVVPHICEPISPQPISVCLENCEHLSQLDLADSSGDSPLEVDFLIGSDYYWTLATGESLGITRAEESVHDNFKKNISFKDGRYEVCLPWKEFHDPLPDNYTLSIRRLEGLVRRLKQTPKLLEEYNNTIQDQIRRGIVEVVPRSEKTQEGRTHYRPHHAVVKSDRDTTKLRVVYDASARSRGPSLNDCLYTGPKFSQNIFDILIRFCSYRVALTADIEKAFLMIAIEERDRDALRFLWLASITEAHPKTIALRFTRVVFGVSSSPFLLNATIRHHLEGFTSTHPTLVSCLLRSLYVDNLVCGANHDEEAYELFKSSKKILKEGSFNLRKFTTNSQQLQNKIDDVEGMSPTTSFPQQSGELEETYASSTIGPHCPPSTSFEEVAKLAAKIEPTKRSVVSVVSSFYDPLGLVTPVTIRFKMFMQELCEAVADWDQLLTGDTLQKWQCLATELQEGWVITIPRCLSHDSTTEEETSYELWGFCDASLRAYAAVIYLSVKTSAGESLRFVTSKARVVPTQTQTIPRLELLSALLLARLISTVSQGLSSQLTLGPPRCFTDSTVALFWIRGHNKEWKQFVQNRVIEIRQLISPEYWSHCCGQTNPADIPSRGLAVKEMATNELWWNGPASLEKNTYEELTMPVECAVEMMTKDRVTHNLFASNSTSDKGLQQVIGKTTAP, encoded by the exons ATGCTAGGCCTTGTTACAGAGGAAGAACTGACTTCTGAAATTGAACAAGCTGATGCTTATAAGGAGGGGATCTATACAGCAATGATTAGAATTGATAAGTGCGTCAGGGCATTCAATATGCATGCATCCACCGATACACTAGAGCCAGGTCGTACACCAGTTCCAGTTGAGAAG TCCTTTGAATCTTCTGTTAATGAACTGTCAAACattgacaaattcaattacctCAACTCGCTATTAACTGGCACTGCCAAAGAAGCCATATCAGGGCTTTCTCTGACGTCAGCCAATTACACAGAGACTGTCGCTATACTGAAGAAGCGATTTGGTAATGTTGAGCATATCAAGGCCAAACACATGGAGATTCTTATGAATGTTGAAGCAGTTCACTCTTCACGAGACCTGAAGGCTCTACATAGGTTTCATGATTTTGTAGAGTCCCACATGAGAA CTGACCTGCAGCTTATGATTAGTAGAAAGCTGACAGGAGTTAATCTTGAATTGACTCCTTTCCTGAAACTGGTGGAAGAGGAGATAGAACCTCGAGAGAGGGTTAATCCTAAACCTGCACCAGCTCCACAACGGAAGCCTGCAGATCTGCATCCACCCACTGCGACCACTCTAGTATCTAGTGCAGCTCCAACCGAGCTCCAACAACAGTATCATGTTGCTTCTGTCGACAACAACACCCGTCAAATGCGTGCACAACAGTTACACAG aggtcaccttggtCGTGACTGTCGTTCACTAATAAGATGCTCAAATTGTAATGGTCGACATCACAGAAGTATTTGCACAAAGGGATTGCCTCCACCATTATCCAGTGATACTACTACTACGACCTCAACAGCCAGTACTATGAATGCACCCAAACAACCCCCACAATCGAAGTCAGATCGGAGCAGTCAGGTCACCCTTAACCCTAATGCAGCAACATTTACTGGCACAGTACCTACATCCGCTTCAATGTATGCGTGTACAGATAAGTCAGTCTTCCTCCAGACGGCACAGGCCAATGTCTACAATCCACATAACCCGGCAACTGTCATGAAG CGTCTGTCTATTGTGACCTTTGGTGCAAAGAGGGATTCTAAGTTGTGTGAAGCTGTCAATGTAGGGATGAAGATGAAACATGGAACCAATCAAGAATTCAGCGTACTGGTAGTTCCTCATATCTGTGAACCTATATCACCTCAGCCTATTTCAGTTTGTTTGGAGAACTGTGAACACTTATCACAACTTGACTTGGCTGACTCAAGTGGAGACTCACCACTAGAAGTAGATTTCTTAATTGGGAGTGATTACTACTGGACACTAGCAACTGGAG AATCACTTGGGATAACGAGGGCAGAGGAATCAGTACATGACAATTTCAAGAAGAATATCTCCTTCAAGGATGGACGGTATGAGGTGTGTCTCCCTTGGAAGGAATTTCATGATCCCTTACCAGACAATTACACTCTGAGTATTAGAAGGCTTGAAGGGCTTGTTAGGCGACTTAAGCAAACTCCTAAACTGTTGGAGGAATACAATAATACCATTCAGGATCAAATTAGAAGGGGAATTGTAGAGGTGGTCCCCAGATCAGAGAAGACACAAGAAGGACGAACACATTACCGTCCCCACCATGCGGTAGTGAAGAGTGACAGAGATACCACTAAACTACGTGTGGTATATGATGCCTCCGCGAGGTCGAGAGGTCCATCACTGAATGACTGCCTCTACACAGGACCTAAGTTCAGTCAGAACATATTTGACATTTTGATCCGATTCTGTTCGTACCGAGTTGCCTTAACTGCTGACATAGAGAAAGCGTTCCTTATGATCGCTATAGAGGAAAGGGACCGTGACGCCTTGCGATTTCTGTGGCTTGCCAGCATCACGGAGGCACATCCTAAGACCATTGCTCTCAGGTTTACCAGAGTAGTGTTTGGCGTATCATCTAGCCCCTTTTTGTTGAATGCAACGATCAGACACCATCTGGAAGGATTTACCTCTACTCATCCAACCTTAGTGAGTTGCTTGTTAAGGTCATTGTATGTTGACAACTTAGTATGTGGGGCTAACCATGACGAAGAAGCATATGAACTGTTTAAATCCTCTAAGAAGATACTGAAAGAAGGCTCATTCAATTTGAGGAAGTTTACTACAAATTCCCAGCAGTTACAGAACAAGATCGATGACGTAGAGGGCATGTCACCAACTACCAGCTTCCCACAACAAAGTGGTGAATTAGAGGAGACATATGCGAGCTCCACCATTGGACCACACTGTCCCCCCTCGACCAG CTTTGAAGAGGTAGCAAAACTCGCTGCCAAGATAGAGCCGACTAAGAGGAGTGTGgtttctgtggtgagtagtttttaTGATCCACTGGGACTTGTTACCCCAGTGACTATACGCTTTAAGATGTTCATGCAGGAGCTGTGTGAGGCAGTGGCTGATTGGGATCAGTTACTCACAGGAGATACTCTACAAAAGTGGCAGTGCTTGGCCACCGAGTTACAAGAAGGATGGGTCATCACCATACCAAGATGTCTGAGCCATGACAGCACTACTGAAGAAGAAACCTCTTATGAACTTTGGGGTTTCTGTGATGCCTCACTAAGAGCATATGCTGCTGTTATCTACTTGTCGGTAAAGACCAGTGCTGGAGAGTCCTTGCGGTTTGTCACATCCAAGGCCAGAGTTGTGCCAACACAGACCCAAACAATTCCGAGGTTGGAATTATTGTCTGCCCTCCTTCTAGCAAGGTTGATTAGTACTGTGTCACAAGGTTTGAGTTCTCAACTCACTCTTGGCCCTCCCAGATGCTTCACAGATTCAACAGTTGCACTTTTCTGGATTAGAGGCCACAACAAGGAGTGGAAACAATTCGTACAAAACCGTGTCATTGAGATACGTCAATTAATTTCGCCAGAGTACTGGAGCCACTGCTGTGGTCAGACCAACCCAGCTGATATTCCATCCAGAGGTCTTGCTGTTAAGGAGATGGCTACCAATGAGTTGTGGTGGAATGGCCCAGCTAGTTTGGAGAAGAACACCTATGAGGAGTTAACGATGCCTGTAGAGTGTGCTGTAGAAATGATGACTAAGGATCGAGTAACACACAACCTGTTTGCTAGTAACTCAACTTCAGATAAAGGCTTACAGCAAGTGATTGGGAAAACTACAGCACCTTGA
- the LOC136265019 gene encoding protein NLRC3-like, with protein sequence MDHEGLIQFRTLKKATNTPLLKDLYQHITPNYAADWKVIGTLLGLPSGELKSIEAGYPTNVKWCCNQMLEKWLEVDPSASWEKLIEVIESPAVSSDQAPDKVTSKPDMDKSTITDQGVFILSNMICQLNVQARFRVDDDTWPPDHPKNFTPLLLIHYEGHHNLQQAMAITKLTQTGNIASLASSQPVPKRLKIDSNQSLQEVLDTSSVTKEVEQILAPLEKNDAPQFILVEGPPGIGKSILLKEIAYRWGDKQILKAFKFVLLVCLRDPIVQQTTSVCDLLQLFCVGYRRALEITNTCDDYLFQNGGKDIVFLLDGFDEFPVELQKKSLVSKILERRLLPKCGLIVSSRPHASENLRKHATLRVDILGFTETERVNFIKQALPHAAKELTKYLEGNLTINGLCFIPFNMVILIYLYKQGIPLPSNSTHLYNYFICLTVCRHIAKSGHPLDNTITDLAKLPEPYSTIVQQLSKLSLEGLNSNKLIFTLEEMRAACPDVGAIKGALNGFGLLQAVQHFGIAGKTMTFNFVHFSIQEFLAAYHITQLPPDEELQVLKDKFWSNLHSNMFAMYTSLTKGQRSAFKQFLTGGDSKIVIAETFLRNQLKCFQLFRCFHEANDEAFCTSIQKGKAFDDKIIDLMSTSLTVYDVECVTLFLTCSPYKDWKELNLSGCHIQDPHLRVLHCNLTQCNVTIRWLDLSFNGLTRSSSSSISDLTIHCRVEVLGISGNHTIGEDPAFYDMVSCPSSKLVRMDMGYTSLSTTSAIVLFTALTKGNKLQQLGMNVNPITDEACDVIATTMKINTSLVELWMGDNEIGEEPAQHLVQALQHNNTLQQLSLPRYAEDVKKKIRIVQEEVHKNRERRGYQTKLNISYL encoded by the exons ATGGACCATGAAGGGCTAATCCAATTTAGAACTCTTAAGAAGG CTACCAATACTCCACTACTGAAAGATCTCTATCAACACATCACTCCAAATTATGCTGCGGACTGGAAGGTGATAGGAACACTACTGGGCCTACCCAGtggagaattgaagagtattgAGGCTGGTTATCCTACCAATGTCAAATGGTGCTGTAACCAAATGTTGGAGAAGTGGCTTGAAGTGGACCCCTCTGCTAGTTGGGAGAAGTTGATTGAAGTTATTGAGTCACCTGCAGTGTCCAGTGATCAAGCTCCTGATAAAG TGACCTCAAAACCTGACATGGACAAGTCAACGATTACTGATCAAG GGGTCTTCATATTGTCTAACATGATATGCCAGCTTAATGTACAAGCACGATTCAGGGTTGATGATGACACTTGGCCACCAGACCATCCAAAGAATTTCACACCTCTCTTACTCATCCATTATGAAGGACATCATAACCTACAACAAGCCATGGCCATCACTAAACTGACACAAACAGGTAACATTGCTTCACTAGCTAGTAGTCAGCCAGTCCCCAAACGTCTGAAGATTGACAGCAACCAATCATTACAAGAGGTCCTTGATACTAGTAGTGTTACTAAAGAGGTTGAGCAAATCTTAGCCCCACTAGAAAAGAATGATGCACCACAATTTATCTTGGTTGAAGGTCCTCCCGGGATTGGAAAATCTATTTTACTGAAAGAAATTGCATATCGATGGGGTGATAAACAAATATTGAAAGCTTTCAAGTTTGTTCTCCTTGTCTGTCTGCGTGATCCCATTGTACAACAAACTACATCAGTCTGTGACCTCCTTCAGTTGTTCTGTGTAGGGTACAGAAGAGCACTAGAGATTACCAACACATGTGATGATTACCTTTTTCAGAATGGCGGCAAAGATATTGTTTTCCTTTTGGATGGCTTTGATGAATTTCCAGTAGAGCTTCAGAAAAAAAGTTTGGTCTCCAAAATTCTTGAACGTCGTTTGTTGCCCAAATGTGGCTTGATTGTGTCATCTCGTCCACATGCCTCAGAGAATCTGCGTAAACATGCAACTCTCAGAGTAGACATTTTGGGATTTACCGAAACAGAAAGAGTAAATTTCATTAAACAAGCACTGCCACATGCAGCCAAAGAACTCACCAAATATCTTGAAGGTAATTTGACTATCAATGGTCTATGTTTTATCCCCTTCAATATGGTGATCTTGATTTATCTGTACAAACAAGGAATTCCCCTTCCCAGCAATTCTACACATCTGTACAATTACTTCATCTGTCTTACTGTTTGTCGACACATTGCCAAGTCTGGTCATCCTCTTGATAATACCATCACTGATCTAGCCAAACTCCCCGAGCCCTATAGTACAATAGTTCAGCAGTTATCAAAACTATCGCTGGAGGGTCTTAACAGCAACAAGCTAATCTTTACCTTGGAGGAGATGAGAGCAGCTTGTCCAGATGTTGGAGCTATCAAAGGAGCTCTAAATGGCTTCGGACTGCTCCAGGCTGTTCAACACTTCGGGATAGCAGGGAAAACAATGACATTTAACTTTGTCCATTTTTCCATTCAGGAGTTCTTGGCTGCTTATCATATTACTCAGCTTCCACCAGACGAAGAGCTGCAAGTGCTCAAAGATAAGTTCTGGAGCAATCTTCATTCAAACATGTTTGCAATGTACACCTCACTTACCAAGGGACAGAGATCTGCTTTTAAACAATTCCTCACTGGTGGAGACAGCAAGATTGTCATTGCCGAAACATTCTTGCGGAATCAACTTAAATGTTTTCAACTTTTTCGTTGCTTCCATGAGGCAAATGATGAAGCCTTTTGCACTTCTATACAAAAAGGAAAAGCTTTTGATGATAAAATAATAGACCTTATGAGCACAAGCCTAACTGTTTATGATGTTGAGTGTGTTACACTCTTTCTCACCTGTTCACCCTATAAGGACTGGAAGGAACTTAACTTGTCAGGCTGCCATATTCAAGATCCTCACCTTCGTGTCCTTCACTGTAACCTGACACAATGTAATGTCACAATTAGATGGCTGGACTTGTCATTTAATGGCCTCACAAGATCATCCTCCTCCTCCATCAGTGACCTCACTATCCACTGTAGAGTGGAAGTATTAGGGATTAGTGGTAACCACACCATTGGGGAGGACCCTGCTTTCTATGACATGGTCTCCTGTCCCTCATCTAAGCTAGTGAGAATGGACATGGGGTACACCAGTTTATCAACAACTTCAGCCATTGTCCTCTTCACTGCATTGACAAAAGGAAACAAACTGCAGCAGCTCGGCATGAATGTCAATCCCATCACTGATGAAGCTTGTGATGTCATTGCTACTACAATGAAGATCAATACTTCTCTAGTCGAACTGTGGATGGGTGACAATGAGATCGGTGAAGAACCTGCTCAACATCTAGTTCAAGCACTCCAGCACAACAACACACTACAACAGCTATCACTACCCCGTTATGCTGAAGATGTTAAGAAGAAGATTAGAATAGTACAAGAAGAAGTTCACAAGAACAGAGAAAGAAGAGGATATCAAACTAAACTGAATATCTCCTATTTGTAG
- the LOC136265048 gene encoding uncharacterized protein, with product MGRRVLSLPDNLNYQGDLQDSDFKVSSGELSRRLKHLNNTLNQFWRRWRNEYLIELREAHRFGKPGSREALIAVNDLVVVHDENQLRGFWRLAKVESTIVGVDGKARGANVRMSSRDGNVTVLQRPLSLLYPLEINCLTESSTDTNSAEVQNNVASTGEVQEEAMPTRRPRRVAASKAIDRVRRWMSKVDEDDDMTC from the coding sequence ATGGGTAGGCGTGTATTGAGCTTACCTGACAATCTCAATTATCAAGGGGACTTACAGGATAGTGATTTCAAAGTAAGCTCTGGTGAGTTGTCGAGAAGATTGAAGCACCTCAACAATACATTGAATCAGTTCTGGAGGCGCTGGAGAAACGAATACCTGATTGAACTGAGGGAGGCTCACCGCTTTGGCAAACCTGGATCAAGGGAAGCTCTGATTGCAGTGAATGATCTAGTTGTGGTCCACGATGAGAACCAACTGAGAGGATTCTGGAGATTAGCAAAGGTGGAGAGCACGATAGTTGGAGTCGATGGAAAAGCCAGAGGAGCTAATGTGAGAATGTCGTCCAGAGATGGCAATGTAACTGTTCTACAACGACCCCTGTCCTTGCTGTATCCTTTAGAAATTAATTGTTTGACTGAATCCTCTACTGATACCAATTCTGCTGAAGTCCAGAACAATGTGGCGTCAACTGGTGAAGTTCAAGAGGAAGCAATGCCAACTCGTAGACCAAGAAGAGTAGCGGCATCCAAAGCAATTGACCGAGTGAGGAGATGGATGTCTAaagttgatgaagatgatgacatGACTTGTTGA
- the LOC136265033 gene encoding ubiquinone biosynthesis protein COQ9-B, mitochondrial-like produces the protein MLARSLGRAGRVMVARLMVVNRCNITTSGSHIIVTACITSSSLPDYTNKLSFPPCSSSSGLASLSVRHFSDDVSSSQSEGSSSSDDEDEWTSLYDKVAKTSLSFVEEHGWSLEAILAGVNSLRLPGVAHGVLKNGGHDLLKYFEEECNSQLANYLRDELEPLLFNDEDSTGSSFITLEEYFVAAIMKRLHLIQPHLHRWHEALVIKTDPRNSWSHFHNLSIIADDIWYHCRDQSIDCDWYVKRGMLAMVYKRAEDHMMKDFSQDLIVTRRHVEQMVGQMMTRLASIRLARSVADKFSEIGHQCVSEMGSSLIKVCEVFNAGITTTKIIIGMNN, from the exons ATGCTTGCAAGGAGTCTTGGTCGAG CTGGTCGTGTGATGGTTGCTAGGTTGATGGTTGTCAACAGGTGTAACATAACTACCAGTGGATCACATATCATAGTCACAGCTTGCATAACATCCAGTTCCTTACCAGATTACACTAACAAGTTATCATTCCCACCCTGTAGTAGTAGCAGTGGTCTAGCTTCACTCTCTGTCAGACATTTTTCTGATGATGTTTCAAGTAGCCAGTCAGAAGGGTCAAGCAGCAGTGATGATGAAGACGAATGGACTAGTTTGTATGATAAAGTAGCCAAGACATCTTTATCATTTGTTGAAGAACATGGCTGGTCATTGGAAGCTATTCTGGCTGGGGTTAATAGCTTGAGGTTACCGGGTGTTGCTCATGGAGTATTGAAGAATGGAGGACATGATTTGTTAAAATATTTTGAAGAAGAGTGTAATAGTCAGTTAGCCAATTATTTGAGGGATGAACTTGAACCTTTGTTGTTTAATGATGAAGACTCAACTGG CAGTAGCTTCATCACACTAGAGGAGTATTTCGTTGCTGCCATTATGAAGAGGCTTCACTTGATACAACCTCATCTTCACAGATGGCATGAA GCACTTGTTATCAAGACAGACCCAAGAAACAGTTGGTCACATTTTCATAATCTTTCCATCATCGCTGACGACATCTGGTATCATTGCAGAGATCAAAGCATTGAC TGTGACTGGTATGTGAAAAGAGGGATGCTAGCAATGGTCTACAAAAGAGCAG AGGATCATATGATGAAGGATTTCTCACAGGATCTTATTGTTACTCGACGACATGTTGAGCAGATGGTAGGACAAATGATGACCAGACTAGCTAGCATCCGATTAGCCAGATCTGTGGCTGACAAG TTTAGTGAGATTGGTCACCAGTGTGTGTCAGAGATGGGGTCCTCTCTGATTAAG GTCTGTGAAGTGTTCAATGCTGGCATCACCACT ACAAAGATTATTATTGGAATGAACAACTGA